In Chloroflexota bacterium, one genomic interval encodes:
- a CDS encoding amidohydrolase has protein sequence MKYAVISADSHIVEPRDLWTAYMERAYKDDAPHIESISGA, from the coding sequence ATGAAGTACGCCGTCATCTCCGCCGATTCCCACATCGTCGAGCCCCGAGACCTCTGGACCGCCTATATGGAGCGCGCCTACAAGGACGATGCCCCGCACATCGAGTCCATCAGCGGGGCCG